The genomic interval TCCATCAGTTTGAGGGTTGTATAGGGTTGAGATGTTTGTCTGTCGTGTGTTTCCGGTAAACTCCgggcgctgctgctgctgctgctgcatgcGGTTTCAACCCTTATGTGCGTGCGATGGGGGTTGGCGTTTCTATGGTGGGGGTAACAACCGACCGATCGGAGGCTGCGAGGAGTCAAAAGAGCCAGTGGAGGTCGAAACAGGGAATCCTGCTCCAGTCGCGCGCCAGCCACCGAGCAGAGAACGTTCCAGTTGGCTCGTTCTTGGTTGAGAATCGAGCGTACGTTtgtaatttacaatttttaacaGTTCAGTTAAAATGACGAGTACTCAACGGAGTTATTCATCACCACGATAAATCACACGCCGATGTTTATTTTGAATCGAGAAAACGAGAGATATACGTATGAAGATCTCTAGTAGATCCGCGTTTGAAATTTATCTCAAGTGGATTTCCTAACTCGGGTTCAAGTCGCGAAAGGAGTTATatatttcacgaaaattcgatttcaagttttttctaCGCAAGTTGGCAGCCGATAGTCGATAGCTTATACCTGCTGGTGAATTGATCAATTCGGAAGTGTCTACTCTAAAAGAGAATGGATTACCTTACCACTGTTCGGAAATGTCGAAAAACTCGGAACCccgttgaaaacgaaaagtgCAAGTGTAAGCGATCCGCAATCGGAAATTGAATCTATCGATCGTTCGCATTTATAGTACATGATGAGATGAATTCGTTTTTTGCACACTAAATTTCTAGTGACTATGCATTTGAACAGGTGCTAATTATAGGCGTACTGCCAATAAATTTAGTGGAGTGTGACGATGAATGTGTTACCGATAATAACTCTTAGTGCAGCAAAGAGTTATACCTTCGGTGTGAAACAGTTTTAAATTCATAGCGAAGTGTCGGAACGTGCCGGGAATAAGGTCCAGGCGTAAAAATTATCCGCAAAGGGGCGCAGGAACTCCAGAAGAACGACGTCGTCGCGGCGTCCttaccgatgaaaaaagaagagtggTAAAAGAATAGATGGAAGttggacgaaaaaatatcttcGTAACGTACACGCCGTCGTTATGTTTTCACGACAGCTAAGAGATCATCTCCGTGCATCATCAGCGGGTGGCGACAAGTGCGCGTCGACAAGTTGACTAATTAGAGAACCTTGTGATGACAACGATACCAGAAAGTCCCCACACAACTTCTTAACATGCGAGCATCCGCTAGTGAATCGAAATTCATTGTCATGTTCGTTTTGTCGTTGGCACGTTTGTTAATTCCGGCGTGCCACGTGCTAGCTGTTACCAGCGCACCTCCGCCTCGGTATGACGTACCCGATCATTGCCAGTGGGACACTCGTCAAGTTGGTTCATTGACTTGTAACTATCGCGTGTTTGTCAATGACCCGAGGATATCGAACTTTTCAATGATTCCGGCTGAGCACACGACGGGATTGAAAATAAGTTGCGACAGGGAAGAAAAGACGCATGGCGAAATTGACGAGGAAAGTTTTACAAACTTGTATCGGTTACGTACGTTGCAGTTGGACGGATGCAAGTTTGCTCTTTGGCCTGCCAAAGCTCTGAGCGGACTTCGAGACCTGCGAAATTTCACGGTGAGGACATTCAACATCGAAGGCTCAAGGATTGGTTTGGAAATAGCACCGAATGCGTTCCAGGCAACATCGCAGATAGAAAAGATTGACCTATCCTCGAACGGCATATGGTTGTTTCCCGAACACATTTTTTGCCCATTGTCCAGCCTCGTcgctttgaatatttcttggAATTTGCTGAAGGATGTCACCGAATTGGGATTCAGCGATGGCATCGATCCACATTCCACCCACATCCAAGACTCATCGCTCGCACCATTTCCCTGCTCCCTGGACATTCAGACTTTAGATATTTCCCGCAATCAGTTTTCCGTCCTACCGGCGTTTGGATTTTCCTCGCTTAAACGATTGAAGACCCTTATACTATCGGGAAATGCGATTTCCATAGCTGCCGACAAAGCGCTTCACGGTCTGAGGTCTCTGGAGATCTTCGATCTATCAAATAACAAAATCGTCGCTCTACCAGCCGAATTGTTCCGAGAAGCAACCAAATCCATAAAAGAGTTGCACCTGCAGAACAATTCTATTAGTGTCCTGTCGCCTGGACTCTTATCTGATCTACAGCAACTTGTCTCGCTAGACTTGTCCAAGAACCAGTTGACAAGCTCTTGGCTTACTTCGGGGACATTTTCAGGGCTGATTCGGCTCGTTCTTCTTGATCTTTCGCACAACaggatcgaaaaacttgatCCAGCACTTTTCAAGGACCTCTACACGCTCCAGATTCTTAACCTGCAGTACAACGAACTCGAAACCATCCCAGCCGACACGTTTTCCCCGATGAGCAACTTGCACACTTTGGTCATAGCGCACAACCACCTCACCTATTTGGATGCTTATTCGTTAAACGGACTATTCGCCCTGTCCCTTTTAGCGCTTGATTCAAACCTACTGGAAGGGATTCACCCGGACGCGTTTAGAAATTGTTCCAGTATGCAGGATCTCAATTTGGCGGGTAACAATTTAGAGAGCGTTCCTGTCGCACTCAAGGATATGCGGATGTTGAGAACCCTCGATCTTGGCGAGAATCAGATTCGGAGTATCGAAGAGCCGGGATTCAGAGGTATGACCAGCCTGTACGGTTTGAGATTGATAGGCAATGAAATAGTGAACGTAACGAAGGCGGCACTCGCAGAGGTACCTGGATTGCAAATCTTAAATCTCGCAAGGAACAGAATTGAGAACGTTGAAAGCGGTGCGTTCTCTGGGAGCCTCGCGTTACAGGCGATCCGTCTCGATGCTAATCTCTTGCAAGACATGTCCGGCATATTTGTAAGTGCTCCGGGTCTGCTATGGTTGAATGTGTCCGACAACGTAATCGAGCACTTCGATTACAACTTCCTACCTCAGGGTTTGCAATGGCTCGATATGCACAAAAATGCAATCATGGACCTGGGAGTGGTCTCCACCGGATTACGGCTTCAAACTTTGGACGTTTCGTTTAACAGGTTGACGCGAATACATTCCAAGTCGATTCCAGACTCGGTTGAGCTTCTATTCGTTAACGACAATCTGATTCATACGGTGGAACCGCAAACGTTTCTCGGCAAGGATAATTTGACGAGGGTCGATCTCTACGCTAATCAAATAATCGGTATGGAACTGTCCGCACTCCAGCTATCGCAGATACCCGAGCTCAGACCCTTGCCGGAATTTTATATAGGTGGTAATCCATTCATATGCGACTGCACGATGGAGTGGCTTCAACGAATAAATTCCCTCGCCTTACGCCAGCATCCAAAAGTAATGGACCTCGCCTCGGTGTATTGCAGACTTCCCTACGATAGGCACAAGTCATTCGCTCCTCTTCTCGAGGCTAAACCATCGCAATTTCTCTGCACTTACAAGGCTCACTGCTTCGCTCTCTGCCACTGCTGCGACTTTGATGCTTGCGATTGCGAAATGACCTGCCCGACTAACTGCACCTGCTATCACGATCAGTCGTGGTCAGCGAACGTGGTGGATTGCTCAACCTCGGCATACAAGAACTTGCCCGGTCGACTCCCTATGGATGCGACTGAGGTATACCTGGACGGAAATAACTTCGGGGAATTGAATTCGCACGCTTTTATTGGCAGAAAGAATCTGGAAGTTTTATACGCAAACGACAGCAATATCGTTGCCATTCACAACAACACTTTCAGCGGTCTGAGGCGTCTTACGATACTTCATTTggagaataacaaaataacgatactCAATGGGCTGGAATTCATAGCGCTCGAAAGTTTGAAGGAGCTATACTTGCATAATAATCTCCTAACATACATCGACAATGGAACGTTTCTGTCCCTACGTCATTTGGAGGCCATCAGACTGGACAACAATCGATTGACGACATTTGCAGTTTGGCAGTTAGTGCAGAATCCATATCTAGTGGACATTAGCCTGTCCAATAACCCCTGGAGTTGCGAGTGCAGTTACCTCGATAACGTTCGCGAATGGATATCTCAGAACAAAGAAAAGATAGCGGACTGGAAGCGGGTATCTTGCGCTCTGGGATCCCCCATCGTCGGTCCCGGAAATGAATCCGCCATAAACTGTGCAGCGCTAACAGGGGCGACCCCCGCGGTGGAAACGCGTCCCCTGGAGGGTTACCTCCCCCTGCTTCTAGCCACGGCGGTTCTATTTTTCGCCATGGTCGCTCTTCTTTGCGGAGCCTTCAGACACAGACGTACGCTTCGCGCCTGGGCAGCTAGCAGATGTGGTCTACGAGCCTGCTACAAGACCGCAGCCTTTGAGGACAGAGAGAAACCGTTCGATGCCTACATTTCTTACTCGGCTGTAGACGAGGCCTTCGTATCACGTGTCCTGGTACCGGGCCTCGAAACTTCGTACAGGCTTTGTCTTCACTACAGAGACCTTGGTGCCGGTGCGAATGTCGCTGATGCTGTCGCTGAGGCAGCAGATTCCTCGAGGCGAACAATCCTCGTCTTGTCGCGAAATTTTCTACACGGAGAATGGGCGAGATTCGAGTTTAAAACGGCGCTCAGAGACGCTTTGAGAGGTAAGGGACGATCGGTAATTTTGCTTCTGGTCGGTGGCGTCAGCCCAAAGGATCTGGATTCCGATCTAAAGAGAAGGATCTCGTCCCACACCGTCCTCCTTTGGGGGGACAAATTATTCTGGCAGAAGTTGCGGTTTGCGATGCCGGATGCTCCGCCAATCCCCGTTCTGGAAAGGCCCCTTCCGTTACCACCGCCGCCTCCGCCACCTCAGCATCACTGGGCATAGACGGAAGCAATTCGTTAGGTGAGACTAAGGGTTTTTGTTGCTCaactttttcacgtttttcttcctttctcacCCGTTCTCGTAGCCTAAGGGTATGACAAGGCTGAAAATCACGCCTTGTGGAGGACTACAAGGATGCGAATATCTCAAATACCTAGCCTGTCTCGAGGTAGTCACGGCGAATGTGTTTTCATACAGCGCcaatcaaaaatttcctcgAGTTTTCTTGCGCCGCTTTACTCACGACCGTGAGGGTTAACGTGCTTTGATCATTTCACGAGGATCTTATCGTTGCGCGTGTCATCAAGACAGTTCTACTCTGTAATTACGCGGCCTTCCTGCCATCACGACTTCGCAACCAAGCGACGTTCTTGCGGTAGAAGAAACATTAGTTACCGACTACACATTTTCTACTTGCAGTTCCGCAAGGCATGAAATTGCATTGCTAACGCTCGTTAGAAATATCTTGAATTATTTCACATACGATGTGGAGAGAGTCGCTcgatacattttttctcactcaaaatgagatgaaaattctttcgatgTTTGTAACCTACCTCCTTATTGTCTGATACCTCGAAAGACGGAACAAAAGCAAAGTTCGTCAGCCCGGACAATGTTTTTAGAGAAATTCATacggttttatttttggtaGACTGTTCCCACGTGGTGGTTGAAAACATTAACACGGCAACCATCAGCGACGAAcattcggatatttttttgtcgtataaTCGGAGTATAAAATCGTATAAATCAAGCGAATCGAGGGCGGAGGGAGTGACGCGGGGGATCTCGTTTGTTAATTGTGGGAATATGAATAGAGGGATTTTTCGTCGGTAGAAGTTCTCGAGGGGTTACGTGCGCGACGGGCGCGCCATAAATCATATTAAATCCAACATTATACGGGTACtcgtaaaaattggaaaagtcGGGCACCGTCGCCGTGGGTTTATTCGGGGTGTTGccaggaggggggagggagggggggggagggagggagggaggaatcGTGGGCAGGCGCGGGGAGCCGATGCGGCGTTAAAAGATACGTCCCTTCATTGAATAGTGATTTTCGTCGGCTCAGACGCGAGTCGGGGCAACAACGTTGTACTCGCGTGTCTTCGAAGGGGTAAAGTGGCGAACATTGCCCCCGGAGCGGAGGGTCTCTGGCGAGCGCCGGTCGCGTTTTGGAACAGACCTTCGCGGTGAAACGTTCACGGGAACGCGGACGCGAGACGGGACCGCTTCCATTAACGGCTGAGCCGCCGATAAGCTGCAACGATACCCCTCCCTCGTGGGATTACGcaaaaaatacatttacacGCACAATAGGTTTGAAAGACTTATTGTCATGCGTAGCGTCCGAACACTGTGTGGCGAGGAAATTGCTATTTCACGCCTTCCTCTCCTCCTT from Athalia rosae chromosome 1, iyAthRosa1.1, whole genome shotgun sequence carries:
- the LOC105684862 gene encoding toll-like receptor 6, coding for MRASASESKFIVMFVLSLARLLIPACHVLAVTSAPPPRYDVPDHCQWDTRQVGSLTCNYRVFVNDPRISNFSMIPAEHTTGLKISCDREEKTHGEIDEESFTNLYRLRTLQLDGCKFALWPAKALSGLRDLRNFTVRTFNIEGSRIGLEIAPNAFQATSQIEKIDLSSNGIWLFPEHIFCPLSSLVALNISWNLLKDVTELGFSDGIDPHSTHIQDSSLAPFPCSLDIQTLDISRNQFSVLPAFGFSSLKRLKTLILSGNAISIAADKALHGLRSLEIFDLSNNKIVALPAELFREATKSIKELHLQNNSISVLSPGLLSDLQQLVSLDLSKNQLTSSWLTSGTFSGLIRLVLLDLSHNRIEKLDPALFKDLYTLQILNLQYNELETIPADTFSPMSNLHTLVIAHNHLTYLDAYSLNGLFALSLLALDSNLLEGIHPDAFRNCSSMQDLNLAGNNLESVPVALKDMRMLRTLDLGENQIRSIEEPGFRGMTSLYGLRLIGNEIVNVTKAALAEVPGLQILNLARNRIENVESGAFSGSLALQAIRLDANLLQDMSGIFVSAPGLLWLNVSDNVIEHFDYNFLPQGLQWLDMHKNAIMDLGVVSTGLRLQTLDVSFNRLTRIHSKSIPDSVELLFVNDNLIHTVEPQTFLGKDNLTRVDLYANQIIGMELSALQLSQIPELRPLPEFYIGGNPFICDCTMEWLQRINSLALRQHPKVMDLASVYCRLPYDRHKSFAPLLEAKPSQFLCTYKAHCFALCHCCDFDACDCEMTCPTNCTCYHDQSWSANVVDCSTSAYKNLPGRLPMDATEVYLDGNNFGELNSHAFIGRKNLEVLYANDSNIVAIHNNTFSGLRRLTILHLENNKITILNGLEFIALESLKELYLHNNLLTYIDNGTFLSLRHLEAIRLDNNRLTTFAVWQLVQNPYLVDISLSNNPWSCECSYLDNVREWISQNKEKIADWKRVSCALGSPIVGPGNESAINCAALTGATPAVETRPLEGYLPLLLATAVLFFAMVALLCGAFRHRRTLRAWAASRCGLRACYKTAAFEDREKPFDAYISYSAVDEAFVSRVLVPGLETSYRLCLHYRDLGAGANVADAVAEAADSSRRTILVLSRNFLHGEWARFEFKTALRDALRGKGRSVILLLVGGVSPKDLDSDLKRRISSHTVLLWGDKLFWQKLRFAMPDAPPIPVLERPLPLPPPPPPPQHHWA